From a single Vespula pensylvanica isolate Volc-1 chromosome 24, ASM1446617v1, whole genome shotgun sequence genomic region:
- the LOC122637090 gene encoding protein PTCD3 homolog, mitochondrial isoform X3 — protein MPPATYTKKEQVSEEILLSTISEGKTLEALEIYKLLEENVSIKAKQFLLELLCFSNSSNLKQFTFQEESWYMFVDHEKKKHTWNFRQAAEIKELFNFLISQDAETAAAAYNTLICGKAKYLQTQEAWSLFLQCKENKIPLNVNAYNAIIRIIPYVREVLKEPTSEVFKILKDMNANGIHPNLATLNSSLEIIYTLRSYKIAAEFTYSLLEEFKLLEIKPSLTTYCHILFLENQDSETLITVLEDMLNVLEKNTLELRDSKDINFFPTAMEIVRRESNLELGEKLHELLLKDDNYKFIANAYSENVYYRHYVFLKLAMLPIEKFFEFYYKLSTHIYMPETSIMENILITLQLQSKEVIIENLPKLLSQIKIFTMLDNEHVTKVALDIACRCDIESESPLHKVFASFALDIWHFKQSKSSSIRQVLWNVVILKDIALVLLRASWYNEASEIISFIISHEAPMMGALNVTQINELLEICILQGYASIALHLIKYAMKFDLEETAMMARRVYNVIPLTVAEKEKLISLVGSDVLQLQLSDQH, from the exons ATGCCACCTGCcacatatacaaaaaaagagcaagtttcagaagaaatattattaagtacAATATCAGAAGGTAAAACGCTTGAAgcgttagaaatatataaattattggaaGAAAATGTGTCGATAAAAGCTAAGCAATTTCTTTTAGAATTGTTATGCTTTTCTAATAGTTCAAATCTTAAGCAATTTACCTTTCAAGAAGAATCCTGGTATATGTTTGTTGatcatgaaaagaaaaaacatactTGGAA ttttagacaGGCAGCAGAAATTAAGGAACTATTTAATTTCTTGATATCGCAAGATGCTGAAACAGCTGCTGCTGCATACAATACTTTAATATGTGGCAAAGCTAAATATTtacaa ACACAGGAAGCTTGGTCCTTATTTTTACaatgtaaagaaaacaaaataccATTAAATGTTAATGCATATAATgcaataataagaataataccATATGTGAGAGAAGTTTTAAAAGAACCTACCAGTGAGGTATTTAAAATACTTAAAGACATGAATGCAAATGGCATACATCCTAATTTAGCCACATTAAATTCctctttagaaataatttatacattaagATCATATAAAATAGCAGCAGAATTTACATATTCTTTATTGGAAGAATTTAAATTACTAGAAATAAAACCATCATTAACCACGTATTGCCATATACTTTTTTTGGAAAATCAAGATA GTGAAACCTTAATCACAGTTTTAGAGGATATGTTAAATGTGTTAGAAAAGAATACCCTTGAACTTCGTGattcaaaagatattaatttcttccCTACTGCAATGGAAATAGTTAGAAGAGAAAGTAACTTGGAACTAGGAGAAAAACTGCATGAACTTCTTCTAAAAGACgacaattataaatttattgctAATGCTTATTCT GAGAATGTCTACTATAGACACTATGTTTTCTTAAAACTGGCAATGTTACCaatagaaaagttttttgaattttattataaattaagtacacatatttatatgccAGAAACGAGTATTATggaaaacattttaataacCTTACAATTGCAGTCAAAAGAAGTTATTATAGAAAACTTACCAAAACTTTTGTcccaaataaaaatatttactatgtTAGATAATGAACATGTAACAAAAGTAGCTCTAGATATAGCTTGTCGTTGTGACATTGAAAGTGAATCTCCACTTCATAAAGTATTTGCATCATTTGCTTTGGATATCTGGCATTTTAAACag TCAAAATCCTCAAGTATTAGACAAGTTTTATGGAATGTTGTAATATTGAAAGATATAGCTTTGGTGCTCTTGCGTGCTAGTTGGTACAATGAAGCATCAGagataatatcgtttattatatctCATGAAGCACCTATGATGGGTGCATTAAATGTCACACAAATCAATGAATTGttagaaatttgtattttacaaGGCTATGCATCAATTGCTCTt CATTTAATCAAATATGCAATGAAATTTGATTTAGAAGAGACTGCTATGATGGCTAGAAGAGTATATAATGTTATTCCACTCACTGTggctgagaaagagaaattgatcAGTTTAGTGGGAAGTGATGTACTTCAATTGCAACTATCTGATCAGCACTAA
- the LOC122637090 gene encoding protein PTCD3 homolog, mitochondrial isoform X1, translating to MNVLTNTSCRVANKIIRRLQSSSSTASSTVDIKIPDRIERGPTDILRALERTISRDPFTPHYKYYDDPYLIPTSKQTQRQYALSFESGRKTGIWVHQEHAELFRQNIADPTIQEFMPPATYTKKEQVSEEILLSTISEGKTLEALEIYKLLEENVSIKAKQFLLELLCFSNSSNLKQFTFQEESWYMFVDHEKKKHTWNFRQAAEIKELFNFLISQDAETAAAAYNTLICGKAKYLQTQEAWSLFLQCKENKIPLNVNAYNAIIRIIPYVREVLKEPTSEVFKILKDMNANGIHPNLATLNSSLEIIYTLRSYKIAAEFTYSLLEEFKLLEIKPSLTTYCHILFLENQDSETLITVLEDMLNVLEKNTLELRDSKDINFFPTAMEIVRRESNLELGEKLHELLLKDDNYKFIANAYSENVYYRHYVFLKLAMLPIEKFFEFYYKLSTHIYMPETSIMENILITLQLQSKEVIIENLPKLLSQIKIFTMLDNEHVTKVALDIACRCDIESESPLHKVFASFALDIWHFKQSKSSSIRQVLWNVVILKDIALVLLRASWYNEASEIISFIISHEAPMMGALNVTQINELLEICILQGYASIALHLIKYAMKFDLEETAMMARRVYNVIPLTVAEKEKLISLVGSDVLQLQLSDQH from the exons ATGAATGTTTTGACGAATACGTCATGCCG GGTGGCcaacaaaattataagaaGATTGCAGTCCTCATCTTCTACAGCATCTTCTACAGTTGACATAAAAATACCAGATAGAATAGAGCGTGGACCAACAGATATCTTAAGA gCTTTAGAAAGAACTATCTCTAGGGATCCTTTTACTccacattataaatattatgacgATCCATATTTAATACCTACATCTAAACAAACTCAACGACAATATGCATTATCATTTGAATCTGGTAGAAAAACAGGAATATGGGTTCATCAAGAACATGCTGAATTATTTAGACAGAATATTGCTGATCCTACTATACAg GAATTTATGCCACCTGCcacatatacaaaaaaagagcaagtttcagaagaaatattattaagtacAATATCAGAAGGTAAAACGCTTGAAgcgttagaaatatataaattattggaaGAAAATGTGTCGATAAAAGCTAAGCAATTTCTTTTAGAATTGTTATGCTTTTCTAATAGTTCAAATCTTAAGCAATTTACCTTTCAAGAAGAATCCTGGTATATGTTTGTTGatcatgaaaagaaaaaacatactTGGAA ttttagacaGGCAGCAGAAATTAAGGAACTATTTAATTTCTTGATATCGCAAGATGCTGAAACAGCTGCTGCTGCATACAATACTTTAATATGTGGCAAAGCTAAATATTtacaa ACACAGGAAGCTTGGTCCTTATTTTTACaatgtaaagaaaacaaaataccATTAAATGTTAATGCATATAATgcaataataagaataataccATATGTGAGAGAAGTTTTAAAAGAACCTACCAGTGAGGTATTTAAAATACTTAAAGACATGAATGCAAATGGCATACATCCTAATTTAGCCACATTAAATTCctctttagaaataatttatacattaagATCATATAAAATAGCAGCAGAATTTACATATTCTTTATTGGAAGAATTTAAATTACTAGAAATAAAACCATCATTAACCACGTATTGCCATATACTTTTTTTGGAAAATCAAGATA GTGAAACCTTAATCACAGTTTTAGAGGATATGTTAAATGTGTTAGAAAAGAATACCCTTGAACTTCGTGattcaaaagatattaatttcttccCTACTGCAATGGAAATAGTTAGAAGAGAAAGTAACTTGGAACTAGGAGAAAAACTGCATGAACTTCTTCTAAAAGACgacaattataaatttattgctAATGCTTATTCT GAGAATGTCTACTATAGACACTATGTTTTCTTAAAACTGGCAATGTTACCaatagaaaagttttttgaattttattataaattaagtacacatatttatatgccAGAAACGAGTATTATggaaaacattttaataacCTTACAATTGCAGTCAAAAGAAGTTATTATAGAAAACTTACCAAAACTTTTGTcccaaataaaaatatttactatgtTAGATAATGAACATGTAACAAAAGTAGCTCTAGATATAGCTTGTCGTTGTGACATTGAAAGTGAATCTCCACTTCATAAAGTATTTGCATCATTTGCTTTGGATATCTGGCATTTTAAACag TCAAAATCCTCAAGTATTAGACAAGTTTTATGGAATGTTGTAATATTGAAAGATATAGCTTTGGTGCTCTTGCGTGCTAGTTGGTACAATGAAGCATCAGagataatatcgtttattatatctCATGAAGCACCTATGATGGGTGCATTAAATGTCACACAAATCAATGAATTGttagaaatttgtattttacaaGGCTATGCATCAATTGCTCTt CATTTAATCAAATATGCAATGAAATTTGATTTAGAAGAGACTGCTATGATGGCTAGAAGAGTATATAATGTTATTCCACTCACTGTggctgagaaagagaaattgatcAGTTTAGTGGGAAGTGATGTACTTCAATTGCAACTATCTGATCAGCACTAA
- the LOC122637090 gene encoding protein PTCD3 homolog, mitochondrial isoform X2: MNVLTNTSCRVANKIIRRLQSSSSTASSTVDIKIPDRIERGPTDILRALERTISRDPFTPHYKYYDDPYLIPTSKQTQRQYALSFESGRKTGIWVHQEHAELFRQNIADPTIQEFMPPATYTKKEQVSEEILLSTISEGKTLEALEIYKLLEENVSIKAKQFLLELLCFSNSSNLKQFTFQEESWYMFVDHEKKKHTWKQAAEIKELFNFLISQDAETAAAAYNTLICGKAKYLQTQEAWSLFLQCKENKIPLNVNAYNAIIRIIPYVREVLKEPTSEVFKILKDMNANGIHPNLATLNSSLEIIYTLRSYKIAAEFTYSLLEEFKLLEIKPSLTTYCHILFLENQDSETLITVLEDMLNVLEKNTLELRDSKDINFFPTAMEIVRRESNLELGEKLHELLLKDDNYKFIANAYSENVYYRHYVFLKLAMLPIEKFFEFYYKLSTHIYMPETSIMENILITLQLQSKEVIIENLPKLLSQIKIFTMLDNEHVTKVALDIACRCDIESESPLHKVFASFALDIWHFKQSKSSSIRQVLWNVVILKDIALVLLRASWYNEASEIISFIISHEAPMMGALNVTQINELLEICILQGYASIALHLIKYAMKFDLEETAMMARRVYNVIPLTVAEKEKLISLVGSDVLQLQLSDQH, encoded by the exons ATGAATGTTTTGACGAATACGTCATGCCG GGTGGCcaacaaaattataagaaGATTGCAGTCCTCATCTTCTACAGCATCTTCTACAGTTGACATAAAAATACCAGATAGAATAGAGCGTGGACCAACAGATATCTTAAGA gCTTTAGAAAGAACTATCTCTAGGGATCCTTTTACTccacattataaatattatgacgATCCATATTTAATACCTACATCTAAACAAACTCAACGACAATATGCATTATCATTTGAATCTGGTAGAAAAACAGGAATATGGGTTCATCAAGAACATGCTGAATTATTTAGACAGAATATTGCTGATCCTACTATACAg GAATTTATGCCACCTGCcacatatacaaaaaaagagcaagtttcagaagaaatattattaagtacAATATCAGAAGGTAAAACGCTTGAAgcgttagaaatatataaattattggaaGAAAATGTGTCGATAAAAGCTAAGCAATTTCTTTTAGAATTGTTATGCTTTTCTAATAGTTCAAATCTTAAGCAATTTACCTTTCAAGAAGAATCCTGGTATATGTTTGTTGatcatgaaaagaaaaaacatactTGGAA acaGGCAGCAGAAATTAAGGAACTATTTAATTTCTTGATATCGCAAGATGCTGAAACAGCTGCTGCTGCATACAATACTTTAATATGTGGCAAAGCTAAATATTtacaa ACACAGGAAGCTTGGTCCTTATTTTTACaatgtaaagaaaacaaaataccATTAAATGTTAATGCATATAATgcaataataagaataataccATATGTGAGAGAAGTTTTAAAAGAACCTACCAGTGAGGTATTTAAAATACTTAAAGACATGAATGCAAATGGCATACATCCTAATTTAGCCACATTAAATTCctctttagaaataatttatacattaagATCATATAAAATAGCAGCAGAATTTACATATTCTTTATTGGAAGAATTTAAATTACTAGAAATAAAACCATCATTAACCACGTATTGCCATATACTTTTTTTGGAAAATCAAGATA GTGAAACCTTAATCACAGTTTTAGAGGATATGTTAAATGTGTTAGAAAAGAATACCCTTGAACTTCGTGattcaaaagatattaatttcttccCTACTGCAATGGAAATAGTTAGAAGAGAAAGTAACTTGGAACTAGGAGAAAAACTGCATGAACTTCTTCTAAAAGACgacaattataaatttattgctAATGCTTATTCT GAGAATGTCTACTATAGACACTATGTTTTCTTAAAACTGGCAATGTTACCaatagaaaagttttttgaattttattataaattaagtacacatatttatatgccAGAAACGAGTATTATggaaaacattttaataacCTTACAATTGCAGTCAAAAGAAGTTATTATAGAAAACTTACCAAAACTTTTGTcccaaataaaaatatttactatgtTAGATAATGAACATGTAACAAAAGTAGCTCTAGATATAGCTTGTCGTTGTGACATTGAAAGTGAATCTCCACTTCATAAAGTATTTGCATCATTTGCTTTGGATATCTGGCATTTTAAACag TCAAAATCCTCAAGTATTAGACAAGTTTTATGGAATGTTGTAATATTGAAAGATATAGCTTTGGTGCTCTTGCGTGCTAGTTGGTACAATGAAGCATCAGagataatatcgtttattatatctCATGAAGCACCTATGATGGGTGCATTAAATGTCACACAAATCAATGAATTGttagaaatttgtattttacaaGGCTATGCATCAATTGCTCTt CATTTAATCAAATATGCAATGAAATTTGATTTAGAAGAGACTGCTATGATGGCTAGAAGAGTATATAATGTTATTCCACTCACTGTggctgagaaagagaaattgatcAGTTTAGTGGGAAGTGATGTACTTCAATTGCAACTATCTGATCAGCACTAA